One window of the bacterium genome contains the following:
- a CDS encoding matrixin family metalloprotease, with translation MKICLNHFAAALVFAAICLLAVPNNAISHDGCPRCGKAADENSLWAPVVSLDGKIAYTTGLAPKMYCFGPDTPEDVIDRLMSRIYLNPASYISNSRWTSTASGTTGGQGDPTVLTYSFVPDGITVPDDPPPNGFGNQTNNIHAMMTSKFGSIAAGKAKFRQVFDRWQALTGLTYIEETNDDGAALFNSPGQLGVRGDIRLSAVPMDGSSGVLAYNYFPNTGDMVLDNAESWQSSANDYRYFRNVAAHEAGHGIGLSHVCPDDCQFLMEPFICTAYDGPQHDDIRGGQRQYGDSAETNDTPGTATPFGNVPDGTTTLQNMSIDDNGDQDYYAFTVPVNKQITVTVTPVGQFFDQCAQTSQCTCSAGDTVRTTDDVNLSVRLYGTNGTTVLAEASGNGAGVAETISNTSLPGSGTYYIRVYQGTTNAIQLYTLSFTISASNVPAITLTQPNGGQVWNAGTNQSITWTSLNVTGNVNIEVNRSYPAGAWESVVANTANDGSHVWNVTGASTSSTCRIRVTSINSPSATDFSDNDFTIFVPTITLVSPNGGESFNAASFVPISWTTNGVTGNITIELNRNYPAGAWEFVATVPNAGANQVLGAPATTAARLRLTSVNEPVAVDISDANFEIFVINNAPVVRHDQHGDVEPGVTTFTALITDDGGPITASLHHRVAGGGAFTSLNMPTTGNPGEYSGSFVTSEGAYEYFVRATDGVNTVDTDTFDFDVEDCPAAIVFDDGTAEGYNWANETPFAWAVKYTPPAYPFLLCGFQVAVAKFAPDSAHSPIQGRVLLADGSAAMPGTIIFSEVSGSVGNVIGGLPGGQVAWATVSTLDAFGSPLILGQPFYVSVDNPIGGKYEAFGRDDNTASFNSFFFDGCDSVWYAETDLVPNAQGGQRMIRLLGASIPAPTQLTIISAGNDIVLYWTGSGAPYYRIYSATTTGGPFTTLEGSTSATTFTDAGAITSNDVKFYVVVSSATP, from the coding sequence ATGAAGATTTGTCTGAACCATTTCGCCGCGGCGCTGGTGTTTGCCGCGATTTGTTTGCTTGCTGTACCTAACAACGCGATTTCTCATGATGGCTGTCCACGATGTGGCAAGGCCGCCGATGAGAATTCCCTGTGGGCGCCTGTTGTGTCGTTAGACGGTAAAATCGCCTATACGACGGGATTGGCGCCCAAAATGTATTGTTTCGGGCCGGATACGCCTGAAGACGTCATTGATCGTTTGATGAGCAGGATATACCTTAATCCTGCTTCATATATCAGTAATTCCCGTTGGACATCAACTGCCAGCGGGACTACAGGCGGACAAGGCGATCCCACAGTGCTCACATACAGTTTTGTGCCGGACGGAATCACCGTTCCTGACGATCCGCCGCCGAATGGATTTGGAAACCAGACGAACAACATCCACGCAATGATGACCAGCAAGTTTGGCAGCATCGCGGCAGGCAAAGCGAAGTTTCGACAGGTCTTTGACCGCTGGCAGGCACTAACCGGGCTTACCTACATCGAAGAGACCAATGACGATGGTGCAGCGCTATTCAATTCGCCCGGCCAACTTGGAGTTCGGGGCGATATTCGGTTGTCAGCAGTTCCGATGGATGGTTCCAGCGGTGTTCTAGCCTACAACTATTTTCCCAACACGGGAGATATGGTATTGGATAACGCCGAATCGTGGCAATCGAGCGCAAACGATTACCGCTACTTCCGAAATGTGGCAGCACACGAAGCCGGACATGGTATAGGACTTTCGCATGTTTGTCCGGACGATTGCCAATTCCTGATGGAACCGTTCATTTGCACGGCGTATGACGGTCCGCAGCATGACGATATCCGTGGCGGACAGAGGCAGTACGGAGATTCCGCCGAAACCAATGATACGCCGGGCACGGCAACTCCGTTTGGCAATGTCCCCGACGGAACGACCACTCTTCAGAACATGTCCATTGACGACAATGGTGACCAGGATTACTACGCTTTTACAGTGCCGGTGAACAAGCAGATAACAGTAACGGTAACTCCGGTTGGACAATTCTTTGACCAATGCGCACAGACTTCGCAATGCACATGCTCGGCCGGCGACACGGTCAGGACCACGGATGACGTAAATCTGTCCGTCCGGCTGTACGGAACCAATGGGACAACTGTATTGGCTGAAGCGAGCGGAAACGGCGCCGGGGTGGCAGAGACCATTTCGAATACTTCACTTCCAGGTTCGGGAACCTATTATATCCGAGTCTATCAAGGGACAACAAACGCCATTCAGCTGTATACTTTGAGTTTCACAATAAGCGCCTCAAACGTACCGGCGATAACCTTAACGCAGCCCAATGGCGGTCAGGTTTGGAATGCCGGTACCAATCAGTCCATTACGTGGACTTCACTCAACGTAACGGGCAACGTGAACATTGAAGTGAATCGAAGCTATCCTGCAGGCGCATGGGAATCTGTCGTCGCAAATACAGCGAATGACGGCAGCCATGTTTGGAATGTCACCGGTGCCTCAACGTCATCCACCTGCAGAATTCGCGTCACAAGCATCAATTCTCCATCTGCCACGGATTTCTCGGATAATGATTTCACGATTTTTGTGCCGACGATAACATTGGTTTCGCCGAACGGCGGCGAATCGTTTAACGCGGCGTCCTTTGTGCCCATCAGTTGGACTACAAATGGCGTCACCGGCAATATCACGATCGAATTGAATCGGAATTATCCGGCAGGTGCATGGGAGTTCGTCGCGACCGTCCCAAATGCAGGTGCCAATCAGGTATTGGGTGCTCCGGCGACAACGGCGGCAAGACTGCGGCTCACATCTGTGAATGAACCCGTGGCCGTGGACATTTCCGACGCCAATTTCGAGATCTTCGTCATTAACAACGCACCGGTCGTCAGGCATGACCAGCATGGTGACGTCGAACCCGGAGTGACCACGTTTACGGCTTTGATTACTGATGACGGTGGTCCGATAACAGCGTCTCTCCATCACCGCGTTGCGGGCGGCGGGGCATTTACGTCCCTGAACATGCCAACAACCGGCAATCCCGGCGAGTATTCGGGTTCATTTGTCACTTCGGAGGGAGCGTATGAGTACTTCGTCCGTGCAACTGATGGGGTGAATACAGTAGACACCGATACGTTTGATTTTGATGTCGAAGATTGTCCAGCTGCGATTGTCTTTGATGATGGAACGGCGGAAGGGTACAACTGGGCAAACGAAACTCCATTTGCATGGGCGGTGAAATACACGCCGCCTGCTTATCCCTTCCTGCTGTGCGGATTTCAGGTCGCCGTGGCAAAGTTCGCACCTGACAGCGCGCACTCACCCATACAGGGAAGAGTACTCCTCGCGGACGGCAGCGCGGCCATGCCCGGGACAATCATATTCAGCGAAGTGAGCGGCTCGGTTGGAAACGTCATTGGCGGCTTGCCCGGCGGACAAGTCGCGTGGGCGACAGTTTCCACGCTTGATGCGTTTGGCTCCCCGCTGATTCTTGGTCAGCCTTTTTATGTATCCGTGGACAATCCAATCGGCGGCAAGTATGAAGCCTTCGGACGCGATGATAATACCGCCAGCTTCAATAGCTTCTTCTTTGATGGTTGTGACTCCGTTTGGTACGCTGAGACAGATTTGGTTCCCAATGCGCAAGGCGGGCAACGTATGATTAGATTGCTCGGTGCATCCATACCGGCACCAACGCAGTTAACCATAATAAGCGCTGGAAATGATATCGTTCTGTACTGGACAGGTTCGGGCGCACCGTACTATAGAATTTACTCTGCAACGACGACAGGCGGACCGTTCACAACGCTGGAGGGTTCTACAAGCGCGACGACGTTCACGGACGCAGGAGCAATTACTTCCAATGACGTGAAGTTTTACGTCGTCGTTTCGTCTGCAACGCCATAA
- a CDS encoding glutamine synthetase III: protein MNKTLRPESQLSVQSHARNGAHTFQPSELFGQNVFSLQVMRQVLPKPVYKHLLAIQDSGAELDPATADVIAAAMKDWAIARGATHFSHWFHPLHGLTAEKHQSFLIPTQDGGVISEFTGSNLLQGEPDASSFPSGGTRSTFEARGYTGWDPTSPAFLMEGKYGKTLYIPSVFIGFNGHALDKKAPLLRSIDAISKAAIRVLKLFGHDARQVVTTVGCEQEYFLVDRQLYLARPDLMTCGRTLYGARPPKGQEMEDHYFGSIPERVLAFMEDLEIELYKLGIPVTTRHNEVAPGQFEFAPIFERANIATDHNMLMMSVMRRVAARHDLACLTHEKPFAGINGSGKHNNWSMADDRGNNLLEPGSTPHDNAQFLVFLTATVRALHLHGDLMRASIATASNDHRLGANEAPPAIISVYLGDTLTEVVEAIVGGRKLKKKDAAFLDIGVTSLPPLPLHDSDRNRTSPFAFTGNKFEFRAVGSGQNIARPNMVLNAIVAESLNYMADEIEKARKKEKDFNAAVRGVVQRVLAEHKAVLFGGDGYSASWHKEAQKRGLPNLRTTVDAIPAFITKKSVKLFSDLGILTEAELHSRYHVKLETYIKMTSIEAGLMSSMGATQILPAALEYQRRIAASIEETEDVLSSASLTGQRTLLEMLSQAIERFIDRLRELDQKRAGVPETEDHLKVAKYFRDRIIPAMQSLRTAGDELEVLVDSNLWPMPKYRDLLHLN, encoded by the coding sequence ATGAACAAGACTCTTCGCCCCGAATCGCAACTGTCGGTGCAATCCCACGCACGAAATGGCGCGCACACCTTTCAGCCGTCTGAGCTGTTTGGCCAAAATGTCTTTTCACTCCAAGTGATGAGGCAGGTTCTGCCGAAACCGGTGTATAAACACCTGCTCGCGATTCAAGATTCCGGCGCCGAGCTTGATCCTGCCACAGCCGACGTGATTGCTGCGGCAATGAAAGACTGGGCGATTGCCCGAGGAGCGACCCACTTTTCGCACTGGTTTCATCCATTGCACGGGCTGACGGCGGAGAAGCATCAGTCCTTTTTGATCCCGACGCAGGACGGCGGCGTCATTTCCGAGTTCACCGGAAGTAATTTGCTTCAAGGCGAGCCTGACGCCTCGAGTTTTCCCTCGGGAGGGACGCGGTCAACATTTGAAGCCCGAGGTTACACTGGCTGGGATCCGACCAGTCCTGCATTCCTCATGGAAGGCAAGTACGGCAAGACGCTTTACATTCCCAGTGTCTTTATCGGTTTCAATGGGCATGCCCTCGACAAGAAAGCGCCCCTGTTGCGTTCCATCGACGCCATCAGCAAGGCCGCTATCCGAGTACTTAAACTCTTCGGACATGATGCGAGGCAGGTAGTCACGACGGTAGGCTGTGAGCAGGAGTACTTCCTTGTTGATCGTCAGTTGTATCTTGCGCGCCCGGACCTGATGACCTGCGGACGTACTCTGTATGGTGCCCGCCCGCCAAAAGGTCAAGAGATGGAAGATCACTATTTCGGTTCGATTCCGGAGCGCGTACTCGCCTTCATGGAAGACCTCGAGATTGAACTGTACAAACTCGGAATCCCGGTAACAACTCGCCACAACGAAGTTGCGCCCGGTCAATTCGAGTTCGCGCCGATCTTTGAACGCGCGAATATTGCGACTGATCACAATATGCTGATGATGTCGGTTATGAGGCGCGTTGCTGCCCGCCACGACCTTGCCTGCTTGACGCACGAAAAGCCGTTCGCGGGAATTAATGGCAGTGGAAAGCACAACAATTGGTCAATGGCCGACGACCGGGGGAATAATCTCCTCGAACCCGGAAGCACGCCTCATGACAACGCGCAGTTTCTCGTTTTCCTCACTGCCACGGTTCGCGCCCTGCACCTGCATGGAGACCTTATGCGCGCTTCAATCGCGACGGCATCCAACGATCACCGCCTTGGGGCGAATGAAGCTCCGCCCGCGATTATCAGCGTTTATCTTGGGGACACATTGACGGAAGTCGTCGAGGCAATCGTTGGCGGAAGAAAGTTGAAGAAGAAGGATGCTGCGTTTCTCGACATTGGCGTTACGTCGCTTCCTCCGCTTCCCCTCCACGACTCAGACCGTAACCGCACGTCTCCCTTTGCTTTCACTGGAAACAAGTTTGAGTTTCGTGCTGTAGGCAGCGGCCAGAACATTGCTCGGCCCAACATGGTCTTGAATGCTATCGTTGCCGAGTCCCTCAACTACATGGCGGACGAAATCGAAAAGGCACGCAAAAAGGAAAAGGATTTCAATGCAGCCGTTCGTGGCGTCGTGCAACGCGTTCTCGCGGAACACAAGGCTGTTCTGTTTGGAGGAGATGGTTATTCAGCGTCATGGCATAAAGAGGCGCAGAAACGTGGGCTGCCAAACCTGCGCACAACCGTGGATGCCATTCCAGCGTTCATTACCAAGAAATCTGTCAAACTCTTCTCGGACTTAGGCATCTTGACAGAGGCTGAATTACACTCACGCTATCACGTTAAGCTTGAAACCTATATAAAGATGACAAGCATAGAAGCCGGCCTGATGTCAAGCATGGGCGCAACGCAAATCCTGCCTGCTGCGCTTGAGTATCAGCGTCGAATCGCTGCGTCCATTGAGGAAACGGAAGATGTCCTTTCGTCGGCCTCTTTAACGGGCCAGCGAACGCTGCTTGAAATGTTGTCCCAGGCAATCGAGCGTTTTATTGACCGCCTGCGGGAACTCGACCAGAAGCGGGCAGGTGTTCCGGAAACTGAGGACCACCTGAAAGTGGCAAAGTACTTTCGTGACAGGATCATTCCGGCGATGCAGTCTCTTCGGACTGCTGGAGACGAACTGGAAGTCTTGGTCGACTCCAACCTCTGGCCGATGCCAAAGTACCGCGATCTGCTTCACCTGAACTAA
- a CDS encoding succinylglutamate desuccinylase/aspartoacylase family protein, translating into MKSSIRAAIVLAIVFSVSIYTGMSFRRGHVDEQLYPSAALTSTLKLSAYSPEIAGSRADTEIFEFESGTQGGTVLILGGTHCDEPASYIAAYLALENIEVLQGRALIIPRANRSALTHNLPGEAHPQKFDVPTEHGLRSFRMGSRYTNPLDQWPDPEVYVHYPSGQELSGADSRNLNRCYPGRKGGTFTEQIAHAIATFIEAEDVDLVIDLHEASLEYPVINAIVAHERAMDCAANAVLELQLEGLDFALEPSPPNYHGLSHRELGDHTSCFATLMESANVIQGRLRGRTTPELVLTGHDPMYMKAAQIEMTRVPYDSSGISLEVRVGRHLAGMQKLISSFSGLNPEKQIVISGLPSYGELLERKLGTYLLPK; encoded by the coding sequence ATGAAATCGTCGATTCGCGCCGCCATAGTCCTGGCCATTGTGTTCAGCGTATCCATATACACTGGGATGAGTTTTCGTCGCGGGCATGTGGATGAACAACTTTATCCGTCAGCCGCGTTGACGTCAACGTTGAAACTGTCCGCGTACAGTCCGGAGATTGCCGGTTCGCGGGCAGATACCGAAATTTTTGAATTTGAGTCCGGCACACAGGGCGGGACTGTGCTCATTCTGGGCGGCACACATTGTGACGAACCTGCAAGTTACATCGCCGCCTATCTTGCGTTAGAGAATATTGAAGTGCTCCAAGGGAGAGCTCTGATTATTCCGCGTGCCAACCGTTCCGCTCTTACACACAATTTGCCCGGTGAGGCACATCCCCAGAAATTTGACGTTCCAACAGAACACGGGCTTCGCTCATTCCGTATGGGCAGCCGCTACACGAACCCGCTTGATCAATGGCCGGATCCGGAGGTCTATGTTCATTACCCATCCGGACAGGAACTTTCAGGCGCCGATAGTCGTAACTTAAATCGATGCTATCCGGGTCGAAAAGGCGGTACGTTTACCGAGCAAATCGCTCATGCTATAGCAACGTTCATCGAGGCGGAGGATGTGGATCTGGTCATCGACTTGCATGAAGCATCGTTGGAATACCCGGTCATTAATGCCATTGTTGCCCACGAACGGGCAATGGATTGCGCTGCCAACGCTGTACTTGAACTTCAGTTGGAAGGACTGGATTTTGCACTCGAACCGTCACCGCCGAACTACCACGGACTGTCTCACCGTGAACTTGGTGACCATACATCATGTTTTGCAACGTTAATGGAGTCTGCCAATGTCATCCAAGGGAGGCTCCGGGGCCGGACAACACCGGAACTAGTGCTAACTGGTCACGATCCGATGTACATGAAGGCCGCGCAAATCGAGATGACTCGAGTACCATACGACAGCTCTGGAATTTCCCTGGAAGTGCGCGTGGGCAGGCATCTGGCGGGAATGCAAAAACTGATCAGTTCGTTCAGCGGCCTGAATCCCGAAAAGCAAATTGTCATCTCAGGCTTGCCCTCATACGGCGAACTGCTTGAGCGTAAGCTCGGGACGTACCTTTTGCCAAAATAA
- a CDS encoding matrixin family metalloprotease produces MRVALNTTFALLLVCMVVTLAPQPHPVSVQEDFSESSGNEPLAVCFAEGTDPEYMAEWTERLLGRTDVLDYNLGGRWTNTAHGATGTQGDGVTLTYSFVPDGVNIEGSENVLFETMNSLFGSPDNWQPIFAQVFDRWSEVTGNTYVLSPDDGASWGQNSPGVIGVRGDIRIASTEIDGGSGVLAYNFFPNRGDMVLDAEEDWNNPSLNFRFLRNVVAHEHGHGLGIEHVCPINSTKLMEPNYTPAFDGPQHDDILAGQRGYGDPYEPNDTHNTGYDLGLVSGTRIVDLASLDDNTDLDWWRLNVVSGRSLTIRVEPAGRIYLEGEQNGDGSCESGTTYNTNDDQNLNISLYAGPDTTFLISAPDHGIGNGDELFRYDVPSNVTNLKLLVSGATNNSIQPYRLSIESVDPATPYLLGCPLRIDTTLQSIPADGALILSNPAAGGVLNISSIDVSGPFTVTPQAPVSLQPNSDQTFMVSFDAQELGTQTGTVTFHHNGPGAALSCEITATAITSGIVFFTGQVANIGDVPINTMDSVLVGLRAEGNVALSINSMTTSAPFSVNFSGPVSIQPGPLLRVYPRVVPTQLGEVRGWLVIQHSAPSSPDSIELIANGTPNLAAFDPALLPTEFALHQNYPNPFNPSTLITFDLPQAANVSLLVFNIEGRLEQQVLENAALQPGRHSVEFNASGLPSGVYFYRLQSGEHRFDRKMFLLK; encoded by the coding sequence ATGCGCGTTGCACTGAACACCACGTTTGCTCTGCTCCTGGTGTGCATGGTGGTGACACTTGCCCCACAGCCGCACCCCGTAAGTGTGCAGGAAGATTTTTCGGAATCAAGCGGAAACGAGCCTTTAGCTGTCTGCTTTGCCGAAGGAACTGACCCCGAGTATATGGCCGAATGGACTGAACGCCTCCTCGGACGGACCGATGTCCTGGATTACAACCTCGGCGGTCGTTGGACCAACACCGCTCACGGAGCAACGGGCACCCAGGGCGATGGAGTCACCTTGACCTACAGTTTTGTGCCGGACGGTGTGAATATTGAGGGTTCCGAGAATGTACTGTTTGAAACCATGAACTCTCTGTTTGGTTCGCCCGACAACTGGCAGCCGATTTTTGCACAAGTCTTCGATCGCTGGAGCGAAGTCACGGGAAACACCTACGTTCTTTCTCCTGACGATGGAGCCTCGTGGGGACAGAACAGCCCCGGTGTTATCGGCGTCAGAGGTGACATACGTATTGCATCAACGGAGATTGACGGCGGAAGCGGTGTACTGGCCTACAACTTCTTTCCCAACCGGGGTGACATGGTACTGGACGCGGAAGAAGACTGGAACAACCCGTCCCTGAATTTCCGTTTCCTGCGGAATGTTGTCGCGCATGAACACGGCCATGGGTTGGGCATCGAGCACGTATGCCCGATAAACTCGACAAAACTCATGGAGCCCAATTACACTCCGGCTTTTGACGGGCCCCAGCACGACGATATTCTTGCCGGTCAACGCGGCTATGGTGATCCCTACGAGCCGAATGACACTCATAACACTGGTTACGACTTGGGTCTGGTTTCCGGGACACGAATTGTCGATCTGGCTAGTCTCGATGACAATACGGACCTTGACTGGTGGAGGCTGAACGTCGTGTCGGGTCGCTCACTGACGATTCGGGTGGAACCTGCGGGACGAATCTATCTTGAAGGTGAGCAGAACGGCGACGGTTCCTGCGAATCAGGCACCACATATAACACTAATGACGACCAAAACCTGAACATCTCGCTGTATGCCGGACCTGATACGACTTTCTTGATCTCCGCACCGGATCACGGAATCGGGAATGGAGACGAATTGTTCCGCTATGACGTCCCGTCGAATGTTACAAACCTGAAGTTGCTCGTTTCCGGTGCAACGAACAACTCTATTCAGCCATACAGATTAAGCATTGAATCTGTCGATCCTGCAACTCCCTATCTCCTTGGCTGCCCGCTAAGGATTGACACGACTTTGCAGAGCATACCGGCAGATGGTGCCTTGATTCTATCCAATCCTGCTGCCGGAGGAGTGCTGAACATCTCGTCTATTGATGTCTCAGGACCCTTCACCGTCACTCCTCAGGCTCCTGTCAGTCTTCAGCCCAATAGTGATCAAACATTTATGGTGTCGTTTGATGCGCAAGAGCTTGGAACACAGACTGGCACAGTGACTTTTCATCACAACGGGCCGGGGGCGGCGTTATCCTGCGAAATTACCGCCACCGCGATTACATCCGGAATCGTCTTTTTCACAGGCCAAGTGGCGAATATTGGCGATGTTCCGATAAACACGATGGACAGTGTTCTGGTTGGATTGCGTGCCGAAGGAAATGTGGCTCTGTCCATCAATTCGATGACAACGTCAGCTCCATTTAGTGTAAATTTCAGCGGCCCCGTCAGTATTCAGCCTGGTCCGCTGCTGCGGGTATATCCTCGTGTCGTTCCGACCCAATTGGGCGAAGTCCGCGGCTGGCTCGTCATCCAACATTCTGCGCCAAGCTCTCCGGACTCTATTGAACTGATTGCCAATGGCACACCTAATCTCGCGGCTTTTGACCCCGCTTTGCTGCCCACGGAATTCGCTCTGCATCAGAACTATCCGAATCCGTTCAACCCGAGCACACTTATTACATTCGACCTCCCGCAAGCGGCAAACGTCAGCCTGCTCGTCTTTAATATTGAAGGCAGGCTGGAGCAACAGGTGCTTGAGAACGCCGCCTTGCAGCCCGGACGGCACTCCGTTGAATTCAATGCTTCTGGTCTCCCTTCCGGTGTATACTTCTACCGGCTGCAGTCTGGCGAGCACCGCTTTGACCGCAAAATGTTCTTGCTGAAATAA
- a CDS encoding T9SS type A sorting domain-containing protein — protein sequence MKLLKSLMFLIVLGLCIKSANAQAITAILVYENPTIGLGCGCNPDGRTPFADGTVSWCLFWDRTANGADESDELIPVGTDPGYADFSCQAFNGNAFFGVPGNFLSDPAVNIPNAPEAPDQPVYFVKASGSSCCWVSDTFRLAIGLQDVVLTDDMWTCENVACPIGDEPDPVTNVEVSDGLSCTEVTVSWNHTGEGITGFILFLWDSETDEWVFQAQLADTFRSRRMPVCADGEVQVGVQAVNGSAAADIVAGVGRTFLRHFDPANEFDLAGSELTMHFVRPPQGDLCLARLYFDLYSGGAFVQRICEVTDPDMLDISTLTCTLPAAVPNPSCMVVMHDSSTSDAVGRCGLTDTISFEYSTDADDDPLLAREFALEQNYPNPFNPATSIQFTVPTDGVVELAIFNLIGERVATLVSGSVNAGVHNVSWNAADVPSGMYFYRLVMGNQIQTRKMLLLK from the coding sequence ATGAAACTCCTGAAATCTTTAATGTTCTTAATTGTACTTGGGCTTTGCATCAAAAGCGCAAATGCACAAGCAATCACGGCCATTCTTGTCTATGAGAATCCGACAATTGGATTGGGTTGCGGCTGCAATCCCGATGGCCGAACTCCGTTCGCGGACGGAACAGTGTCTTGGTGCCTGTTCTGGGATCGCACAGCAAACGGCGCTGATGAAAGCGATGAACTTATTCCAGTCGGAACCGACCCTGGCTATGCGGACTTTTCCTGTCAAGCCTTTAACGGCAACGCATTTTTTGGTGTGCCAGGGAATTTCTTAAGCGATCCAGCCGTCAACATACCGAATGCGCCGGAAGCGCCGGATCAGCCGGTGTATTTTGTAAAAGCTTCCGGTTCCAGCTGTTGCTGGGTTTCTGACACGTTTCGTCTAGCAATTGGTTTGCAGGACGTCGTTTTAACTGACGATATGTGGACATGCGAAAACGTGGCGTGCCCCATAGGAGACGAACCGGATCCCGTGACTAACGTCGAGGTCTCCGATGGCTTGAGCTGCACCGAAGTTACTGTGTCATGGAATCACACGGGAGAGGGGATTACTGGTTTCATACTTTTCCTTTGGGATAGCGAAACGGACGAATGGGTCTTTCAAGCTCAGTTAGCGGATACGTTCCGCAGCCGTCGAATGCCCGTCTGTGCCGATGGTGAGGTTCAGGTCGGTGTTCAGGCTGTAAATGGCTCAGCAGCGGCGGACATTGTTGCCGGTGTGGGCAGAACATTTCTGCGGCACTTCGATCCCGCAAATGAATTTGACCTTGCAGGCTCGGAACTGACAATGCACTTTGTGCGCCCGCCGCAAGGGGATTTGTGTCTTGCCCGCTTGTACTTTGATCTCTACAGCGGTGGTGCGTTTGTTCAGAGGATTTGCGAAGTCACCGATCCGGATATGCTTGATATCTCTACACTCACTTGCACGCTTCCTGCCGCTGTGCCCAACCCGAGCTGTATGGTCGTCATGCATGACAGTTCCACGTCGGATGCTGTCGGGCGGTGTGGACTTACCGATACCATTTCGTTTGAGTACTCGACAGACGCCGACGATGATCCTTTGCTTGCACGTGAATTTGCACTTGAGCAGAACTATCCCAATCCGTTCAACCCGGCGACAAGTATTCAGTTCACGGTTCCAACAGACGGTGTTGTAGAGCTTGCCATCTTCAATTTGATCGGCGAGCGGGTAGCGACATTGGTTTCGGGGTCTGTGAACGCGGGTGTGCACAATGTCAGTTGGAATGCCGCGGATGTGCCGAGCGGAATGTACTTCTACAGGCTTGTGATGGGAAATCAAATTCAGACAAGAAAGATGCTGCTACTGAAGTAG
- a CDS encoding LamG domain-containing protein produces MKVIACFLLAAALQTANAANSDYCLEFDGKNARAEVTQVTGIQSLNLAAKYTFEVWVRPRTQGGGGRGRILDQEGSSLTLYLSDEGRIGFRANRESGWQLSEAKSVSLWEWQHIAVTADGRFLRFFVDGKLVTAVPTNTALSITKKPLFIGNGVGEDNSPRGFDGWIDDVRISDHCLWTKDFTPPARGVFRESDPSTVLYFTFDEGPAHHVALDYSTYNAELEVESPMRRSRSPR; encoded by the coding sequence ATGAAAGTCATTGCCTGCTTTCTGCTTGCTGCCGCACTTCAGACGGCCAACGCTGCGAACAGCGACTACTGTCTCGAGTTCGACGGCAAAAACGCACGAGCTGAAGTAACCCAGGTTACAGGGATTCAATCCTTGAATCTAGCGGCGAAGTACACGTTTGAAGTCTGGGTTCGTCCCAGAACGCAGGGGGGAGGCGGTCGCGGCAGAATTCTTGATCAGGAAGGCTCAAGTCTGACTTTGTATCTGTCAGATGAAGGCCGAATCGGATTTCGAGCGAATCGTGAATCAGGCTGGCAGCTTTCGGAAGCCAAGTCTGTCTCGCTTTGGGAGTGGCAGCATATCGCCGTGACCGCAGACGGCAGATTCCTGCGGTTTTTCGTCGATGGAAAACTGGTGACAGCCGTGCCGACGAATACGGCGCTAAGTATCACCAAAAAGCCCCTTTTTATTGGCAACGGCGTCGGTGAAGATAACTCGCCCCGTGGATTCGACGGTTGGATTGATGATGTTCGGATAAGCGATCATTGTCTCTGGACGAAGGATTTCACGCCGCCTGCACGGGGAGTGTTCAGGGAATCCGACCCGTCGACTGTGCTTTACTTCACTTTTGATGAAGGTCCCGCCCATCACGTCGCGCTTGACTATTCTACGTACAACGCCGAACTTGAAGTGGAAAGTCCGATGAGACGTTCAAGAAGCCCTCGTTGA